The nucleotide window TACAAGGTGGAACTGCGGAAGGCCGCCTGAAGAGCGCGACCCCGGCTCCGTAGTTTCTATTCAGGGAGCCGCCGAGCAGAACCATCCTCCGCACCAATGCCTGGCGGCGACCGAAGGATCTACTCACCCCGGAGCGAGGCCAGCTTCCGCGCACTTCCCCCGGCCACCAGACACGCAGAGTAGATCCTTCGGGCGCACAAGCTCTCGTGTGGATTCGAGTTCCGCGCACGCGCCCTCAGGATGACAACGTGGGCCACTGGTGGCTCCGATGCATAATTCCTGTCGTTGTCCGCACTCCTGTCATCCCCCGCCCGAACCGACTCTGCCGCGGATGCGGCGCAGGACGGCGGGGGAGACGAAGGGGCCCGGGTCGCCGCCCAGGGTGGCGATCTGGCGGACCAGCGTGCCGGAGACGTAGGCGTGCACCGGGTCGGGGGCCAGGAAGACGGTCTCCAGCTCCGGGGTCTGGCGCCGGTTCATCTGCGCCATCTGCAGCTCGTACTCGAAGTCGGCCACCGTGCGCACGCCGCGCACCACCAGCCGCGCCCCGATCTCCCGCGCGAAGGCCACCAGGAGCCCCTGGAACGCGCGCGCCTCCACCCGCGGCTCGTCCGCGAACGCCTCGCGGATCATCTCCACGCGCTCGTCCACCGCGAACATCCCCTGCTTGGCGTGCGTGGGCGCGTGCGCCACCGCCACCACCACGCGGTCGGCGAACGCCAGCGCGCGCTGGGCGATGTCCTCGTGGCCCAGGGTGATGGGGTCGAACGAGCCGGGGAAGACGGCGACGCGGTCGCTCATGCGGGGGCGGGGAGGAAGGTGAGACAGGTGTCGCCGTAGCGGCGGGTGCGCGCGCCCGGCAGCTCGGGGAGCGCGTCGTCCCTGCCGTGCTCGACGCAGAGGAGGTGCGCGAACGGCGCCTCGGCGAAGCGCTCCGCCAGCGCGCGGGCGATCCCCCTGCCGTACGGCGGGTCCGCGAAGGCCACGTCGAAGGCGCCCGCCTCCAGGCCGGCGGCGTACTTGAGCGCGTCGGCCTTGACCACCGTGACGCGGCCGCCGGCGCCCAGCGCGTCGACGTTGGCCTTGAGGCTGGCGAGCGCCTTCGCGTCCTGCTCGACGAAGGTGGCGTGCCCGGCGCCGCGGGAGAGCGCTTCCAGCCCCAGCGCGCCGGAGCCGGCGAAGAGGTCCAGCACGCGCGCGCCGGGCAGGTGCGGCGCCACGGTGCTCATCCACGCCTCGCGCACGCGGTCCGTGGTGGGCCGCGTCCCCCGCCCCGGCGGCGCCTGGATGCGGCGCCCTCCCCACTCCCCCGCGACGATGCGCAAGCGGCCTCCGACGATCATGCCCGGCGGCCGGCTCGGCCGGGGCGAATGAATTCGCTGCAACAACGACACGAAGTCCGCCTTCGCGGACTACAGGCGGACGTGCCGACGCGGCTTCCGTGCGCGAATCCGGCTTCCGCACGGCGGGCAAAGTAAGCCCCCTCGCCCGATCCGGGGAGAGGGGGCACATCGTCGCACGACGGCTCGGTACGGCGGCGCTACCGCGCGGGGCGGTACTCGACGAACCAGCGCTGGAGCTGGAGGAAGCGCAGGAAGGTCGCGAAGCCTTCCTCCGGCGCGCACTCGCGCGTCCAGCGGCGCTCCACGCCCGGCTGCTCCACGAACTCGAAGCGGAGCCGGAGCTTCGGCGGCTCCGTGGATTCGACGACGGGCTCCACGCGCAGCACGCCGGCGTCCCGCTCGAACTCGGGCGTCTGCGCGACCAGCAGAGTGTGCATGGAGGTGGCGCCGAACAGGCCCGGCGCGTACTCGCTCGCGGCGATGCGCTCCGCCAGGTCCGCCATCGCTCCCGCCCACGGGATTCCCCGGTAGAAGGCGGCGATCTCCGGCCAGGGTCGTGCTTCGATGGTGAGGGGACGCATCGGCCGCTATCCCGCGGTTCCGTACTTTCGTACTCTCGTACTACTCCGCCGGGCGCAGGTCCACCAGTTTGGCCTGCAGCGAGGTGCGGCCGTTGAAGTGGTGCTCTTCGAGCTTGAAGGCCACGTCCAGCGGGCCGCCGGCGAAGAGGGGCTCCTTGCTGCGCTCGCCCATCCCGAAGCCGATGGCGTCGATCTGCGTGCCGTGCGAGCCCAGCGTGAGCTTCAGGTGCCCCTGGCCGACGACCTTCGGGTAGCCGACCAGCCCCACGCGGCGCGCGGCGAAGACGGGGGTGGCGTTCCCCGCGCCGAAGGGGCCGGCGTGGCGCAGCATGCGGGCGAGGTGCTCGTCGGCGTGGCGCAGCTCCAGCTCCAGGTCGATGCGCACCTCGGGGACCAGCCGCTCCTCGTCGAGCACGGCGTGCGCGTGGGCGTCGAAGGCGGCGCGGAAGGCGTCGACCGCTTCGGGGCGGATCGAGCAGCCGGCGGCCATGCGGTGCCCGCCGTAGCGCGTGAGGTGCCCGCCGCACGCGCGCATCGCCTCGTACAGGTGGAAGCCGGGGATCGAGCGCGCGCTCCCCTTCCCCTCCCCGGCGCCCAGCGCGATCAGCACGGTGGGCCGGTGGATGCGCTCCACCAGCCGCGAGGCCACGATCCCGATCACCCCCGGGTGCCAGCGCTCGTCGGCCAGCACCACGCCCCAGTCGCGCGCGGGGTCGAAGCCGCGCTCCAGCGCCTCCAGCGCCTGCTTGACCGTGCCCGCTTCCTCGGCCTGGCGCCAGCGGTTGTCCTCCTCCAGCTGCTGGGCGATGCGCTCGGCCTCGCGCGGGTCGTCGGTGGTGAGCAGGGCGACGCCGTGCATGGCCTCGCCGCGGCGGCCGACGGCGTTGATGCGCGGCGCCAGCACGAAGCCCACCTGCGTGGCGGTGATCTCGGGGCGGCCGCCGAGCCCCGTGGCCTGCAGGAGCGCGCGGAGCCCCGGGTTGGGCGTCTGCGGGAGCACCTTGAGCCCCCAGCGCACCAGCGCGCGGTTCTCGCCCGTGAGCGGCGCCAGGTCGGCGATGGTCGCCACGGCCACCAGGTCCAGGAACGCGTTCAGCCGCTCGGCGGGGAAGCCCAGCGCGCCGGCCACGGCCTGGCAGAGCTTGAAGGCCACGCCCACGCCGGCGAGCCCCTTGTCGGGGTACGGGCAGTCGGCGCGGTTGGGGTTGACCACGGCGGCCGCGCTCGGGAGGGTGGGCCCGGGCGTGTGATGGTCGGTGACGACGACGTCGATCCCGGCGGCGCGGGCGCGGGCGATCGCCTCGTGGGCCACGATCCCGCAGTCGCCGGTGAGGATGAGCGTGGCGCCCAGCTTCTCCGCGGCGCGGATGCCGGCGTCGGAGAGGTCGTAGCCGTCCTGCAGGCGGTGGGGGACGAAGGGAAGCGCCTTCGCGCCCATCATCCGGAGCGCGCGGACGAAGAGCGCGGTGGAGCAGATGCCGTCGACGTCGTAGTCGCCATGGGCCAGGATGGTCTCGCCCTGCCGCACCGCGCGGACGATGCGCTCCAGCGCCTCGGGCATCCCGGCCATCACCAGCGGCGAGTGGACCTGGCCGGCGTGCGGGCGCAGGAACTCGCGGACGCTCTCGGGCTCGCCGTAGCCGCGCGCCACCAGCAGGCGGCAGAGCGCGCCCGGCAGCCGCAGCTCGCGGCAGAGCCGATCGACCCGGGCTTCGTCGGCGGGAGCGGGGAAGATCCAGCGGCGGGAGGGCGAGGCGAGGAGCATGCCCGAAAGCTAGCGGCAACCCGCGGGGGCGCACAAGCGGTGCGGCGGACGGATTTCGGGGGGCGAGCTACTACAGGGTGCGTCCGTGGCGTGACCGGGCACAACGGGGTGTGTTGCGGGAAGGCGGAGGACGGCGCGGCGGCGGGGCCCTCTCCCTGGCGCCTGAGGGCGCCTGTCCCTCCCCGCTGCGCGGGAGAGGGAGCCTTTTCGCTCGTCTATGCAGAGGTCTTGCAGGGGCGAGGCATGCCTCGACCGGCGGGGGCCGGCCCGTGCGCGACAGGTGGATTCACGAGCCGAGTCAGACCCTGCACGGACTCGCATGCTCGCCCCTACGACCCCGGGGCGCTTCGCGCGACCAAACCCCGCGTGAGGGATGCGCGCCCGACAGGGCCGGGACGCCGCCGCGACACGGGTATCGTCGCGGCGGTGGCCCGGCGCGGTTGGGCACAGTCGTATCGTGCCCTACGGCGCGCGCAGCCCGGCCCGGAGCGCAGCGGAGGGACACGCCCGAACCCGCAGTTGCAGTTGCAGCTGGCCGTCGAAGGTGCGTCGGCTCAGTGGGAGAAGAGGAAGACGAGGCCGGCGGCGAGGATCAGCACGATCAGCAGGCCCATCACCACGGGCATGGCGCTGGGGCGGCCTGGAGGCATGTCCGGCGGCATCTGCTTCACCGGCTGAGACCCGCCCTCGA belongs to Longimicrobium sp. and includes:
- the coaD gene encoding pantetheine-phosphate adenylyltransferase; its protein translation is MSDRVAVFPGSFDPITLGHEDIAQRALAFADRVVVAVAHAPTHAKQGMFAVDERVEMIREAFADEPRVEARAFQGLLVAFAREIGARLVVRGVRTVADFEYELQMAQMNRRQTPELETVFLAPDPVHAYVSGTLVRQIATLGGDPGPFVSPAVLRRIRGRVGSGGG
- the rsmD gene encoding 16S rRNA (guanine(966)-N(2))-methyltransferase RsmD codes for the protein MRIVAGEWGGRRIQAPPGRGTRPTTDRVREAWMSTVAPHLPGARVLDLFAGSGALGLEALSRGAGHATFVEQDAKALASLKANVDALGAGGRVTVVKADALKYAAGLEAGAFDVAFADPPYGRGIARALAERFAEAPFAHLLCVEHGRDDALPELPGARTRRYGDTCLTFLPAPA
- the recJ gene encoding single-stranded-DNA-specific exonuclease RecJ, which translates into the protein MLLASPSRRWIFPAPADEARVDRLCRELRLPGALCRLLVARGYGEPESVREFLRPHAGQVHSPLVMAGMPEALERIVRAVRQGETILAHGDYDVDGICSTALFVRALRMMGAKALPFVPHRLQDGYDLSDAGIRAAEKLGATLILTGDCGIVAHEAIARARAAGIDVVVTDHHTPGPTLPSAAAVVNPNRADCPYPDKGLAGVGVAFKLCQAVAGALGFPAERLNAFLDLVAVATIADLAPLTGENRALVRWGLKVLPQTPNPGLRALLQATGLGGRPEITATQVGFVLAPRINAVGRRGEAMHGVALLTTDDPREAERIAQQLEEDNRWRQAEEAGTVKQALEALERGFDPARDWGVVLADERWHPGVIGIVASRLVERIHRPTVLIALGAGEGKGSARSIPGFHLYEAMRACGGHLTRYGGHRMAAGCSIRPEAVDAFRAAFDAHAHAVLDEERLVPEVRIDLELELRHADEHLARMLRHAGPFGAGNATPVFAARRVGLVGYPKVVGQGHLKLTLGSHGTQIDAIGFGMGERSKEPLFAGGPLDVAFKLEEHHFNGRTSLQAKLVDLRPAE